One Actinospica robiniae DSM 44927 genomic region harbors:
- a CDS encoding HEXXH motif domain-containing protein translates to MIPNEYFAELSAGRGGPEAVRFLWRTERSRRLLLLAALFDEAEREPRLVDGLPAVAEARRLFATAQKIAPAATDEVLLHPEVGAWVAYTMRRRADFGLRAGVPPCVDFGGLHVLALVAAARAGLSWRTRVPLRLGGVMLFGLGMARFTGTGSGDAEDEFVDAVTEGGRILLTTRGVTVEACHGPTVDARVGRPSDCSPDDRGEGSWWGLHSFQSKREPALTACLDDIDPLRDLADPVPPARLSPDQVELWWSLLDDAWTLLCDHHPESAAEIASGLVSVAPLPMGDLRETRSASSGESFGCMMVSRPFDAATMAVSIVHEFQHIKLGGLMHLVQLTEDDESAALYAPWRDDPRPLGGLLQGAYAFFGIAGFWREHRKTVSDAELRQADFEYAYARGQAWEGLATILASGGLTAAGREFSAGLAARLETWQSEPVDPVSASAASIAADHHRVGWRIRHQRVRAEDAELLAEAWLADRSLAVLPDSRPEVRPAVPERWSQDMMGLIRRSVAVPESLHRVTAEKTAGAPRVPAPRRAADVALVLGSSQEALEGYTAALHDDCKDVDAWCGLALCLDAAGHRTGARLLAQRPELVQAVYARVAQETGAAPDAIELVEWLASGSTAA, encoded by the coding sequence GTGATCCCGAACGAATACTTTGCCGAGTTATCGGCGGGTCGCGGGGGTCCGGAGGCGGTCCGCTTCCTGTGGCGCACCGAGCGCAGCAGGCGCCTGCTGCTCCTCGCGGCGCTGTTCGATGAGGCGGAGCGTGAACCCCGCCTGGTCGACGGACTACCTGCGGTCGCCGAGGCCCGGCGGCTTTTCGCCACCGCGCAGAAGATCGCCCCCGCCGCGACGGACGAAGTGCTGCTCCATCCCGAAGTGGGCGCGTGGGTCGCGTACACGATGCGGCGACGCGCGGATTTCGGCCTGCGTGCAGGTGTCCCACCGTGCGTCGACTTCGGTGGACTTCATGTGCTTGCGCTCGTCGCGGCAGCGCGTGCGGGGCTGAGCTGGCGCACACGGGTGCCGCTGCGGCTGGGCGGAGTGATGCTGTTCGGCCTGGGCATGGCCAGATTCACGGGCACGGGGTCGGGTGATGCCGAGGACGAATTCGTCGACGCGGTGACGGAGGGCGGCCGCATTCTGCTCACGACCCGCGGGGTGACGGTGGAGGCATGCCACGGCCCCACGGTTGACGCCCGAGTCGGCAGGCCGTCCGACTGTTCGCCCGACGATCGAGGCGAGGGCAGTTGGTGGGGGCTGCACAGCTTTCAGAGCAAGCGGGAGCCCGCCCTGACAGCCTGTCTGGACGACATCGATCCGCTGCGGGACCTGGCCGACCCGGTGCCTCCAGCCCGACTCAGTCCTGACCAGGTCGAACTCTGGTGGTCTCTGCTCGACGACGCCTGGACGCTGCTCTGTGATCACCATCCGGAATCCGCCGCCGAGATCGCTTCCGGTCTGGTGTCCGTCGCACCGCTACCGATGGGCGACCTGCGCGAGACGCGCAGTGCCTCGAGCGGTGAGTCCTTCGGTTGCATGATGGTGAGCCGACCGTTCGACGCCGCGACGATGGCCGTGTCGATCGTACATGAGTTTCAACACATCAAACTAGGCGGTTTGATGCACCTCGTGCAGCTGACGGAGGACGACGAGAGCGCAGCGCTCTACGCGCCGTGGCGTGACGATCCGCGCCCGCTGGGCGGGCTGCTCCAGGGTGCTTACGCGTTCTTCGGGATCGCTGGGTTCTGGCGCGAACATCGCAAGACGGTGTCCGACGCCGAGCTGAGGCAGGCGGACTTCGAGTACGCATACGCGCGGGGTCAGGCATGGGAGGGGCTTGCGACGATTCTCGCCTCGGGCGGACTCACCGCGGCGGGCCGGGAGTTCTCCGCCGGGCTCGCCGCACGGCTCGAGACATGGCAGTCTGAGCCCGTAGACCCGGTCTCCGCGTCAGCGGCCAGCATCGCAGCCGACCATCACCGCGTCGGCTGGCGTATCAGACATCAGAGGGTGCGGGCCGAGGATGCGGAGCTGCTCGCTGAGGCGTGGCTCGCCGACCGAAGCCTGGCCGTGCTGCCCGACAGCCGACCCGAGGTACGTCCGGCGGTCCCGGAGCGGTGGTCGCAGGACATGATGGGACTGATCCGGCGAAGCGTCGCCGTCCCGGAGTCACTTCACCGAGTGACCGCCGAGAAAACGGCCGGCGCACCCCGTGTCCCCGCGCCGCGTCGAGCAGCCGATGTCGCCCTCGTCCTTGGATCGAGCCAAGAGGCCTTGGAGGGATATACGGCAGCGCTGCACGACGACTGCAAGGACGTGGACGCCTGGTGCGGCCTCGCACTCTGCCTCGATGCCGCGGGCCACCGGACCGGGGCGCGACTCCTGGCGCAACGGCCAGAGCTCGTCCAGGCGGTCTACGCGCGAGTCGCTCAGGAAACCGGAGCCGCTCCCGATGCGATCGAGCTGGTCGAATGGCTGGCGTCGGGCTCGACGGCAGCCTGA
- the fxsT gene encoding FxSxx-COOH system tetratricopeptide repeat protein — MTGPPSRIRAPAECGTPDWIAIGDALWLAAVVGVGLDEPARPAVPRDAPVPPASRAAAPSAGDVAGNVERSGTEGGSRAAGPLRVLHPESRSAVSAAAGPAPRGLAALAGSRAIERALRPFKHRVLTTADCELDEEATAERAAEDGLWLPELRPGRGRWLSLALVADADPTMDVWQPSLAAFRELVQRHGSFRGYREFRLHSGSNGRPPLLRAGPGGSIRHPAELIDPAGRQIILVFTDGRGGVWRGDQMTRLLQLWGRSGPLAVINPYPQRYWRRGTLDPYSGLVRSPRAAAPNSRLAVREADRDHDPFAQPGLRPEFPVPVLELNARWIGWWAKLVTAPPDAWVKAVLLSADGARAVREATDEPASSSAWDLVLRFRNSAESLSFRLATQLAAAPLELALARRVQSTLLPQSRPHHLAEVITSPLVSRTDDPAGGTWLDFRAGVRDVLISALTRDETARVLQVVAVHYGGHTASGLDPLALLGPAEPDGVLTLSPETLPLARIELAALRALSGPYTLYAKRLADSIAVTVLRNSRDDGTSTASGRDESTDQGAEWEEGTAPHQSTASASGSTQEPTGAHGREHPWRHGAAPGPAADPEPEDSGSRPDGRRGDGTMTGPRDDDLAGPGWPRLRPPAPIDPYPLPGRAPRRVDDLDLTVDTLFGPREQTVGPAIWGNVPNRNSAFTGRAEMLVQLERRLRTDSVTAVLPQALHGMGGVGKSQIAIEYAYRHRDEYELVWWIPSEQPGQILASLSELGEHLGHEPGLEIGASIAQVQTALRSGVPYAKWLLVFDNAETLEAVRPYIPESGSGKVLVTSRNAAWGQVAQSLEIDVFTREESIELLLRRNHEASDADADRLALALGDLPLAVEHASAWCATTRTPLADYLALVEEKLEEMATLVAEPGYELPVAAAWGVALDRLRVDNLPALRLLQVCSFFAPEPISQELFTCPRVNPRIPELDEVLQDSDRLPPLLRDIQNFGLARIDHRTNTIQLHRLVKAVLIAWMAPDRRSQMEHGAHMLLAGGNPGRPDKRALWERYQELGPHVTASRMLSCEDNWARALVLDVIAFYYWRGDLGSSRDLAQSTFEEWHRLLGADHAQTLKAAKWLGFIHRAFGNFSAARLIDQDCLNRYQEAAKPDIEGLIDAMNMLANDLRIAGEFGSARELDVRALRLAQDAIGDDDPATLKAANSLGVSLRLTGEFLAARERDGDTHRRRVAVLGEDHPETLLSLNNLLLDHRECGYYMQAHELQEHLYMRYQTVLGAAHPMTITAARNLAVARRRAGRRDEGRKLAEEAWTRFRQRFGENSVDAIAAALNYAVSLREAGELDEAAALAQQAVEQYDEVLGPEHPYTLYARTNLAILLRLQGRAHDAYGHNTHVLAGLERQLGSEHILTLTCAINLASDIAALGRSLEAADLGETTYECCRRVLGVDHPSTLAAGLNLAMDRIAGGSEQAGEELYGRILDAFGRVLGLDHPAMTAAVSRKRADCDVDPMQF; from the coding sequence GTGACCGGGCCCCCCAGTCGGATCCGGGCACCTGCGGAATGCGGAACGCCCGATTGGATCGCGATTGGCGACGCGCTGTGGCTCGCAGCGGTGGTCGGAGTCGGCCTCGATGAGCCCGCTCGCCCGGCGGTCCCGCGCGACGCCCCGGTCCCTCCGGCGAGCCGAGCCGCCGCTCCGTCGGCCGGGGACGTGGCGGGAAACGTGGAGAGGTCCGGAACCGAGGGAGGGTCCCGCGCGGCCGGGCCCCTTCGTGTACTGCATCCGGAGTCCCGCTCGGCCGTCTCGGCCGCCGCCGGACCGGCGCCGCGCGGCTTGGCGGCTCTGGCGGGGAGCCGCGCGATCGAGCGTGCGCTGAGGCCTTTCAAACACCGGGTTCTCACGACGGCCGATTGCGAGCTGGACGAGGAGGCCACGGCGGAGCGGGCCGCCGAAGACGGCCTGTGGCTGCCCGAGCTGCGGCCGGGCCGCGGTCGTTGGCTTTCGCTGGCACTGGTCGCCGACGCAGACCCGACCATGGACGTGTGGCAGCCGTCCCTGGCTGCCTTCCGCGAACTGGTTCAGCGGCACGGTTCGTTCCGTGGGTACCGGGAGTTCCGGCTGCATTCCGGCTCGAACGGCCGTCCTCCGCTGCTGCGCGCGGGACCGGGAGGCTCGATACGGCATCCAGCGGAGCTGATCGACCCCGCAGGGCGGCAGATCATTCTGGTGTTCACCGACGGGCGCGGCGGCGTGTGGCGCGGGGACCAGATGACCCGACTGCTGCAGTTGTGGGGCCGGTCCGGGCCGCTGGCGGTGATCAACCCGTATCCACAGCGGTATTGGAGGCGCGGCACCCTCGATCCGTACAGCGGACTGGTCCGGTCGCCGCGAGCGGCCGCTCCCAACTCTCGTCTCGCAGTCCGTGAGGCGGACCGCGATCACGACCCGTTCGCGCAGCCCGGCCTCCGGCCGGAATTCCCGGTGCCGGTACTCGAGCTCAACGCCCGATGGATCGGCTGGTGGGCGAAGCTGGTCACCGCGCCGCCGGATGCCTGGGTGAAGGCCGTGCTCTTGTCCGCGGACGGGGCACGGGCGGTCCGGGAGGCGACGGACGAGCCTGCTTCGAGCTCGGCGTGGGACCTGGTGCTTCGCTTCCGGAACTCGGCCGAGTCGCTCTCCTTCCGGCTGGCCACGCAGCTGGCCGCGGCTCCGCTCGAACTGGCGCTGGCCCGTCGGGTGCAGAGCACGCTGCTCCCTCAGTCCCGGCCCCATCACCTCGCCGAGGTGATCACCAGCCCCCTCGTCTCACGCACCGACGATCCGGCGGGCGGCACCTGGCTGGACTTCCGCGCGGGCGTGCGCGACGTCCTGATCTCCGCGCTGACGCGGGACGAGACCGCACGGGTGCTGCAGGTCGTCGCGGTGCACTACGGCGGACACACGGCCAGCGGCCTGGACCCGCTCGCCCTGCTCGGCCCCGCGGAACCCGACGGGGTTCTCACGCTCAGCCCGGAGACGCTGCCGCTGGCCCGGATCGAACTCGCGGCGCTGCGCGCCCTGTCGGGCCCTTACACCCTGTACGCGAAGCGCCTCGCCGACTCGATCGCCGTCACCGTGCTGCGAAACAGCCGTGACGACGGTACTTCGACGGCTTCGGGGCGGGACGAATCGACCGATCAGGGCGCAGAATGGGAGGAGGGGACCGCGCCGCATCAGAGCACTGCATCGGCGTCGGGTTCTACGCAGGAGCCGACCGGCGCGCACGGTCGAGAACACCCCTGGCGACACGGCGCGGCACCGGGGCCTGCTGCGGATCCAGAGCCCGAAGACTCCGGTTCCCGACCGGACGGGCGGAGAGGGGACGGGACGATGACCGGTCCACGAGATGACGACTTGGCCGGCCCGGGCTGGCCGAGACTGCGTCCGCCGGCGCCCATCGACCCGTATCCGCTGCCGGGGCGCGCGCCTCGGCGAGTCGACGACCTCGACCTCACCGTCGACACGCTGTTCGGCCCGAGGGAGCAGACTGTCGGTCCCGCGATCTGGGGCAATGTACCCAATCGCAACAGTGCCTTCACCGGCCGCGCCGAGATGCTCGTCCAGTTGGAGCGACGGTTGCGAACCGACAGCGTCACCGCGGTTCTTCCCCAGGCGTTGCACGGGATGGGCGGAGTGGGCAAGTCCCAGATCGCCATCGAGTACGCGTATCGTCATCGAGACGAATACGAGCTCGTCTGGTGGATTCCGTCCGAACAACCCGGCCAGATCCTGGCTTCGCTCTCCGAACTCGGCGAGCATTTGGGACACGAGCCAGGGCTGGAGATCGGCGCCTCGATCGCCCAGGTCCAGACGGCGCTCAGATCAGGCGTGCCCTACGCCAAGTGGCTCCTGGTGTTCGACAACGCCGAGACGCTCGAAGCGGTGCGGCCTTATATCCCGGAGTCGGGCTCCGGCAAGGTTCTGGTCACCTCGCGAAATGCCGCTTGGGGGCAGGTCGCACAGAGCCTCGAGATCGATGTATTCACGCGTGAGGAGAGCATCGAACTGCTGCTGCGCCGCAACCACGAGGCGAGCGACGCAGACGCGGACCGCCTTGCCCTCGCGCTGGGCGACCTGCCTCTTGCCGTCGAGCACGCCTCGGCCTGGTGCGCGACGACACGCACTCCGCTCGCCGATTACCTGGCGCTGGTCGAGGAGAAACTCGAGGAGATGGCGACGCTGGTGGCGGAGCCCGGTTACGAGCTTCCCGTGGCGGCCGCGTGGGGCGTGGCATTGGACCGGCTGCGCGTGGACAACCTACCCGCGCTGCGGCTGCTGCAGGTGTGTTCCTTCTTCGCCCCCGAGCCGATCTCCCAGGAGCTCTTCACCTGTCCCCGGGTGAATCCGAGAATCCCCGAGCTCGACGAAGTCCTTCAGGACTCGGACAGGCTCCCCCCGCTCCTGCGCGACATTCAGAACTTCGGCCTCGCACGGATCGATCACCGCACGAACACGATCCAGCTGCACCGCCTGGTCAAAGCCGTTCTGATCGCCTGGATGGCTCCCGACAGACGGAGCCAGATGGAGCACGGCGCGCACATGCTACTCGCGGGTGGCAACCCCGGCAGGCCGGATAAGCGCGCACTGTGGGAGCGCTATCAGGAGCTGGGTCCGCATGTGACCGCCTCCCGGATGCTCTCCTGCGAGGACAACTGGGCACGTGCACTGGTGCTGGATGTGATCGCTTTCTACTACTGGCGCGGCGATCTGGGCAGCAGCCGAGACCTGGCGCAGTCGACATTCGAGGAGTGGCATCGGCTCCTCGGCGCGGACCACGCGCAGACTCTGAAGGCCGCCAAATGGCTGGGCTTCATCCACCGGGCTTTCGGCAACTTCAGCGCGGCCCGGCTGATCGATCAGGACTGCCTGAACCGCTATCAGGAGGCCGCCAAGCCCGACATCGAGGGCCTCATCGACGCGATGAACATGCTGGCGAACGATCTGCGCATCGCCGGGGAGTTCGGGTCGGCGCGCGAACTGGATGTGCGGGCCCTCCGTCTGGCCCAGGACGCCATCGGCGACGACGACCCGGCCACCCTCAAAGCCGCGAACAGCCTGGGGGTGAGTCTGCGGCTGACCGGCGAGTTCCTCGCGGCCCGCGAGCGCGACGGCGACACCCACCGCCGCCGCGTCGCCGTGCTCGGCGAGGACCATCCCGAAACGCTCCTGTCGCTCAACAACCTGCTGCTCGACCACCGGGAATGCGGGTACTACATGCAAGCTCACGAATTGCAGGAGCACCTTTACATGCGGTACCAGACCGTGCTCGGCGCGGCCCACCCGATGACGATCACCGCCGCACGCAACCTCGCGGTGGCGAGGCGGCGTGCCGGACGCCGCGATGAAGGCCGCAAGCTGGCCGAGGAGGCCTGGACCCGGTTCCGGCAGCGGTTCGGGGAGAACAGTGTCGACGCGATCGCTGCTGCGTTGAACTACGCCGTGAGCCTGCGGGAAGCCGGGGAGCTCGACGAAGCCGCAGCCCTCGCCCAGCAGGCAGTCGAACAGTACGACGAGGTCTTGGGGCCGGAACATCCGTACACCCTGTATGCGCGGACCAACCTCGCGATCCTACTCCGGCTTCAGGGGCGGGCGCATGATGCGTACGGGCATAACACGCACGTGCTGGCAGGGCTCGAACGCCAACTCGGCTCCGAGCACATTCTTACCCTGACGTGCGCTATCAATCTCGCAAGCGACATCGCCGCGCTAGGCCGGAGTCTTGAGGCGGCCGACCTGGGCGAGACGACCTACGAGTGCTGCCGCCGTGTGCTCGGCGTGGACCACCCCTCGACCCTGGCCGCCGGCCTCAACTTGGCGATGGATCGGATCGCGGGAGGTTCGGAACAAGCCGGCGAGGAGTTGTACGGGCGGATCCTGGACGCCTTCGGCAGAGTACTCGGGTTGGACCATCCGGCAATGACGGCAGCTGTGTCGCGCAAACGGGCCGACTGCGACGTCGACCCGATGCAGTTCTGA
- a CDS encoding effector-associated domain 2-containing protein produces the protein MTATPDSATAASQSTETVRVGIITALPVESAAMEIFLDGVLDQPIDQDHYHYRSGTVPSKAQGRPHRVVWAMPTRDGTREAAATCADMLRSFPGIAVVMVCGIAGGTLPAEAGMRFGDVVAGTEGVVDYGHVRQVNGVTSLRRFTNGLSAALLRADREIQSAALLGREPWRDALAQAQARFPRFRCPAYATDPRRGGQGVRAREPEVFRGAVGSADVLLRDAAYRDELAGRHELSAVEMEAAGVAAAVDAAGRHWFVVRGISDYCENETKNDVWHDYSALTAAAYARGLLAQCPPFDAVAASSAGAHRQVAARAVDAWVENGSVADARDRLRGTAGLAAVVDAMVRIPQLADDYQRRTILAVLPPGFRSAVPDSVNGRIHLVGLVETADRLPGGRETVIDALRLALGEDSADLTRLLEVIAVHWPARAV, from the coding sequence ATGACCGCGACACCCGACTCGGCGACGGCCGCGTCGCAGAGCACCGAGACCGTGCGTGTCGGGATCATCACGGCACTACCGGTGGAGTCCGCGGCGATGGAGATCTTCCTCGACGGGGTGCTGGACCAGCCGATAGACCAGGACCATTATCACTATCGCTCAGGAACCGTACCGAGTAAAGCGCAAGGTCGGCCCCACCGAGTGGTATGGGCCATGCCGACGCGGGACGGGACCAGGGAGGCGGCGGCGACGTGCGCGGACATGCTGCGCAGCTTTCCCGGGATCGCGGTCGTGATGGTGTGCGGAATCGCCGGCGGGACGCTTCCGGCGGAGGCGGGGATGCGGTTCGGCGACGTCGTGGCCGGCACCGAGGGCGTGGTCGATTACGGCCATGTCCGGCAGGTGAACGGCGTGACCTCGTTGCGACGCTTCACCAACGGGCTGTCCGCGGCTCTGCTGCGGGCGGATCGGGAGATACAGAGCGCTGCTTTGCTGGGACGGGAGCCGTGGCGCGACGCGCTCGCGCAGGCGCAGGCGCGGTTCCCGCGGTTCCGGTGCCCGGCCTACGCGACCGATCCGCGGCGGGGCGGGCAGGGAGTGCGGGCGCGGGAGCCGGAGGTGTTCCGCGGTGCCGTCGGCAGCGCGGATGTGCTGCTGCGGGACGCGGCGTACCGCGACGAGCTCGCCGGGCGGCACGAACTCAGCGCGGTGGAGATGGAGGCGGCCGGAGTCGCCGCGGCCGTCGACGCCGCCGGGCGGCACTGGTTCGTGGTACGAGGCATATCCGACTACTGCGAGAACGAGACCAAGAATGATGTCTGGCATGATTACTCGGCGCTGACGGCGGCAGCGTATGCCAGGGGCCTGCTCGCGCAGTGCCCTCCCTTCGACGCCGTGGCAGCAAGCTCAGCCGGCGCCCATCGACAGGTTGCCGCGCGGGCCGTCGACGCGTGGGTCGAGAACGGCAGCGTCGCCGACGCGCGTGATCGGCTGCGGGGGACGGCAGGACTGGCTGCGGTCGTCGACGCGATGGTCCGCATTCCACAGCTGGCCGACGACTATCAGCGGCGCACGATCCTCGCCGTCCTGCCGCCTGGCTTCCGGTCCGCCGTGCCGGACAGCGTCAATGGCCGCATTCACTTGGTCGGGCTGGTGGAGACGGCGGACAGGCTGCCGGGCGGGCGCGAAACGGTGATCGACGCGCTTCGGCTGGCGCTGGGCGAGGATTCGGCCGATCTCACCCGGTTGCTCGAGGTCATCGCGGTGCATTGGCCGGCCCGAGCCGTGTGA
- a CDS encoding AAA family ATPase yields MSGPESGQEHAGAGPAWWIYRGDGVPPEQGRIVELPDPPPWRMFRGGPAQPPPDPDDDGADRKLGRPAPWWGRPAGRNECDMVNAALRLRRPLLVTGPPGAGKSSLAYRIARELGLGRVLTWAVTSRGTLKSGLYDYDAIGRAQDAASARAEHRSVASANSAQPVAQDGPPGAGLGDFVRLGPLGTALLPHVRPRMLLIDELDKSDIDLPNDLLHIFEDGEYSIPELVRARQRHPVVEVYTDDPDRVARIDSGRVQCLAFPVIVITSNGEREFPPAFLRRCLPLELPPPDADDLAAMVHAQFPQLATDPGALIQDFLARAQRGPLARDQLLNALHLITAGAYAEDLEAQQSLIDSVLHVLASQWPP; encoded by the coding sequence GTGAGCGGGCCGGAAAGCGGCCAGGAGCATGCCGGAGCCGGGCCGGCCTGGTGGATCTACCGCGGCGACGGTGTGCCGCCCGAGCAGGGGCGGATCGTCGAACTGCCGGATCCGCCGCCGTGGCGCATGTTCCGCGGCGGGCCCGCGCAGCCGCCTCCTGATCCGGATGACGACGGTGCCGACCGCAAACTCGGCCGACCGGCCCCGTGGTGGGGCCGGCCGGCCGGCCGGAACGAGTGCGACATGGTCAACGCGGCGCTGCGGCTTCGCCGACCACTGCTGGTCACCGGGCCACCCGGGGCGGGCAAGTCCAGCCTCGCCTATCGCATCGCCCGCGAACTGGGCCTGGGCAGAGTACTGACCTGGGCGGTCACCAGTCGCGGCACCCTGAAGTCCGGGCTCTACGACTACGACGCGATCGGACGGGCCCAGGACGCCGCCTCGGCGCGCGCCGAACACCGCTCGGTGGCGTCCGCGAACTCGGCTCAGCCAGTTGCGCAAGACGGGCCGCCCGGGGCCGGGCTCGGGGACTTCGTCCGCCTCGGCCCGCTCGGCACGGCACTGCTGCCGCACGTCCGACCTCGCATGCTGCTGATCGACGAGCTGGACAAGAGCGACATCGACCTGCCGAACGACCTGCTGCACATCTTCGAAGACGGTGAATACTCCATTCCGGAACTCGTGCGCGCCCGGCAGCGGCACCCTGTCGTGGAGGTGTACACGGACGATCCCGACCGTGTCGCCCGGATCGACAGCGGTCGGGTGCAATGCCTCGCGTTCCCGGTGATCGTGATCACCAGCAACGGGGAGCGAGAGTTCCCGCCCGCGTTCCTGCGTCGCTGCCTGCCGCTCGAGCTGCCGCCTCCGGACGCCGACGACCTGGCAGCCATGGTGCACGCCCAGTTCCCGCAGTTGGCCACGGACCCAGGGGCGCTGATCCAGGACTTCCTGGCCCGTGCACAGCGCGGACCCTTGGCCCGCGATCAGTTGCTCAACGCTCTGCACCTGATCACCGCAGGCGCCTATGCAGAGGATCTCGAAGCGCAGCAGTCTCTCATCGACAGTGTTCTGCATGTCCTGGCCTCGCAGTGGCCACCGTGA
- a CDS encoding HEXXH motif domain-containing protein — translation MADVTVPQAHRLPREHFEALCSGGGGPGIVRDLWRSELSRRMLLLKAVAVAAEPPDDASAGTRTRGPLAPAASAWAALAEAEAVASAEVRRILLHPQVGNWAAFALRRHRGQVASDEPLWLDFGVLHTVALLARAAAGLPWSTRLPMREGRVMLPGRGMAEFPRPHSAQYAAATVSGGAIRIRHRHRVVAVPEPGSEDAAGWLGLQTCELDGPFPLSLAIDDLDPFRNLAEPAPPSRLTENELAIWRKLLREAWNLLCHEHPSTAAAMAEGLVGLVPLPESDWGVLSASTGEAFGSVLISRPPDAVSLALSLVHEFQHTKLGAVMHLGPLCEAGEEERYYAPWRDDPRPLAGLMQGIYAFVGMAGFWYTHRNGAVGTERRVVEFELAYAHLQLTQALRQAEDSGRLTTWGNLLVAGMSAKIGEWSVKELDRAALEAATLLADYHRTGWLIRHGDVPAPEDVALLADAYRFCRPVPETRAAVKSSTPSNPAAAWSIGLAALVRGELVAPGAELPERLRRIGIDAADQALVRHANTPARSGYLTRIAADPDDLHAWTGLALADPECSALRTRPRAVISVFRRLVESGHRCDPEAVAAWFTRLGPANAPR, via the coding sequence GTGGCCGACGTCACCGTCCCACAAGCTCATCGCCTGCCGCGCGAGCACTTCGAAGCACTCTGTTCCGGCGGCGGCGGCCCGGGCATCGTCCGCGATCTCTGGCGTTCCGAGCTGAGCCGGCGCATGTTGCTGCTCAAGGCCGTGGCGGTGGCCGCCGAACCGCCTGACGACGCGTCGGCCGGGACCCGTACGCGCGGGCCGCTGGCGCCGGCCGCGAGTGCCTGGGCGGCGCTGGCTGAAGCCGAGGCCGTGGCGAGCGCGGAGGTACGCAGGATCCTGCTGCACCCGCAAGTCGGCAACTGGGCCGCGTTCGCGCTGCGCCGGCACCGAGGCCAGGTCGCCTCGGATGAGCCCTTGTGGCTGGATTTCGGTGTACTGCACACCGTCGCTCTGCTCGCTCGTGCCGCCGCGGGACTGCCCTGGAGCACCCGTCTGCCCATGCGCGAGGGCCGAGTGATGCTGCCCGGACGCGGCATGGCCGAGTTCCCGCGACCGCACTCGGCGCAGTATGCGGCCGCCACCGTCTCGGGCGGTGCGATCCGGATCCGCCATCGCCATCGCGTCGTGGCGGTTCCCGAGCCGGGCTCGGAGGACGCGGCCGGCTGGCTCGGCCTGCAAACCTGCGAGCTTGACGGCCCCTTTCCGCTTTCCCTCGCGATCGACGACCTCGATCCGTTCCGCAACCTTGCCGAGCCTGCGCCGCCGAGCCGTCTGACCGAGAACGAGCTGGCCATCTGGCGCAAGCTGCTGCGCGAGGCCTGGAATCTGCTGTGCCACGAGCACCCTTCGACGGCGGCCGCAATGGCCGAGGGCCTGGTGGGCCTGGTGCCGCTGCCCGAAAGCGATTGGGGTGTGCTCAGCGCCTCCACCGGCGAAGCTTTCGGCAGTGTCCTGATCTCACGGCCACCGGATGCGGTGAGCCTCGCGCTCTCGCTCGTCCATGAGTTCCAGCACACCAAGCTCGGTGCCGTGATGCATCTCGGCCCGCTGTGCGAAGCCGGTGAGGAGGAACGATATTACGCACCTTGGCGCGACGATCCGCGGCCGCTGGCCGGGTTGATGCAGGGAATATACGCCTTCGTCGGCATGGCGGGGTTCTGGTACACCCATCGGAACGGCGCGGTGGGTACTGAACGCAGAGTCGTCGAATTCGAGCTCGCCTATGCACATCTTCAGCTGACGCAGGCGCTGCGTCAGGCGGAGGATTCCGGCCGGCTGACCACGTGGGGAAACCTGCTGGTGGCGGGCATGTCGGCGAAGATCGGGGAGTGGTCTGTCAAGGAACTCGACCGCGCCGCGCTCGAAGCCGCCACACTGCTCGCGGACTACCATCGCACCGGCTGGCTCATCCGCCACGGTGACGTTCCCGCACCTGAGGACGTCGCCCTCCTCGCCGACGCGTACAGGTTCTGCCGCCCGGTGCCCGAAACCAGGGCGGCCGTCAAGTCGTCCACGCCATCGAACCCGGCCGCGGCGTGGTCCATCGGCCTGGCCGCTCTGGTCCGGGGGGAACTTGTCGCACCCGGCGCCGAACTGCCCGAGAGACTGCGGCGCATCGGAATCGACGCCGCGGACCAGGCTCTGGTCCGGCACGCGAACACTCCCGCCCGCAGCGGCTATCTGACCCGCATAGCCGCGGATCCCGACGATCTGCACGCGTGGACCGGTCTGGCCCTCGCCGACCCGGAGTGCTCGGCGCTGCGCACTCGTCCGCGCGCGGTCATCAGCGTCTTCCGGCGGCTGGTCGAGTCGGGCCATCGCTGCGATCCGGAGGCCGTGGCAGCGTGGTTCACACGGCTCGGGCCGGCCAATGCACCGCGATGA